The proteins below come from a single Malus sylvestris chromosome 3, drMalSylv7.2, whole genome shotgun sequence genomic window:
- the LOC126616129 gene encoding lysine-specific demethylase JMJ30 codes for MSAANSDHHLDTPILDSESTHLIQSISEQGGYAYIRMASRAAAGDLRAAEAAREMAWEQLHSGPWHSVLPVWRDAYSMACLHVSKLHAATGEFSDALRALDMGLIMGGPLLKPDLHSLVTVVSAKARAARVSQQQQKCPNADRRLVRDEVVSKELLGVLPRKSLSCKMVVKRSGLSLEGFLSEYLLPGRPVIITDGMDHWPARSKWNDLDYLTKVAGDRTVPVEVGKNYLYPEWKQELITFSQFLERIQASGSTSAAPTYLAQHPLFDQINELHEDICIPDYCFAGGGELRSLNAWFGPAGTVTPLHHDPHHNVLAQVVGKKYIRLYLASLSEELYPYTETMLCNSSQVDLDNIDENEFPKMRDLEFVDCILEEGDMLYIPPKWWHYVRSLTPSLSVSFWWSEHESS; via the exons ATGTCCGCCGCCAACTCCGACCACCACCTCGACACCCCAATCCTCGATTCCGAGTCAACCCACCTTATCCAATCCATCTCCGAGCAAGGCGGCTACGCCTACATCAGAATGGCGTCTCGAGCCGCCGCTGGCGACCTCCGCGCGGCGGAGGCGGCTCGCGAGATGGCTTGGGAGCAGCTCCACTCGGGTCCCTGGCACTCCGTTCTCCCCGTTTGGCGCGACGCCTACTCCATGGCCTGCCTCCACGTGTCCAAGCTCCATGCCGCCACCGGTGAGTTCAGCGACGCTCTCCGGGCACTCGACATGGGCCTGATCATGGGCGGCCCGCTCTTGAAACCCGACTTGCACTCCCTCGTCACCGTCGTCTCCGCCAAAGCCAGGGCCGCTAGGGTTTCTCAGCAGCAGCAGAAATGTCCCAATGCGGACCGCCGATTGGTCCGTGACGAAGTCGTCTCTAAGGAG TTGCTTGGAGTTTTGCCCAGAAAGTCACTTTCTTGTAAAATGGTTGTGAAGAGATCAGGCCTGTCTTTGGAGGGGTTTTTGAGTGAATACTTGTTACCAGGTCGCCCGGTTATAATAACCGATGGTATGGATCATTGGCCTGCCAGGAGTAAGTGGAATGACTTGGATTATCTAACAAAGGTTGCCGGTGATCGCACCGTGCCAGTTGAG GTCGGGAAAAATTATTTGTACCCGGAGTGGAAGCAAGAGCTTATTACATTTTCCCAGTTTCTTGAGAGGATTCAGGCTAGTGGCTCTACTTCTGCTGCCCCAACATATCTTGCTCAGCATCCATTGTTTGATCAG ATAAATGAGCTACATGAGGACATATGTATTCCTGACTATTGTTTTGCCGGTGGTGGCGAACTAAGGTCTCTAAATGCTTGGTTTGGTCCAGCTGGGACAGTAACTCCGTTACACCACGATCCACACCATAATGTTCTTGCTCAG GTAGTTGGCAAAAAGTATATAAGGCTCTACCTTGCATCATTGTCCGAGGAACTCTACCCATACACTGAGACCATGCTATGCAACTCAAGCCAG GTTGATCTGGACAATATAGATGAGAATGAGTTCCCAAAGATGCGTGACTTGGAATTCGTTGACTGCATTTTAGAGGAAGGTGATATGCTTTATATCCCACCAAAGTGGTGGCACTATGTGCGGTCTCTAACGCCAAGTCTCTCTGTTAGCTTCTGGTGGAGCGAGCATGAAAGTTCATAG
- the LOC126616126 gene encoding ETHYLENE INSENSITIVE 3-like 3 protein — MGDVGEIGPDISSDIEEDLRCNNIAEKDVSDEEIESEDLEMRMWKDRIKLKRLRERQKLEAQQAAEKQKPKQTSDQARRKKMSRAQDGILKYMLKLMEVCKARGFVYGIIPEKGKPVSGASDNVRAWWKEKVKFDKNGPAAIAKYEAECLAMSDADNNRNGNSQSILQDLQDATLGSLLSSLMQHCDPPQRKYPLEKGVPPPWWPTGNEDWWVKLGLAHGQSPPYKKPHDLKKMWKVGVLTAVIKHMSPDIAKIRKHVRQSKCLQDKMTAKESAIWLGVLSREESLIRQPSSDNGTSGIIEMPQSGCGEKQAAASSNSDYDVDGTDDGLGSVSSSKDDMRNQVTDVEPLSKLRNNSRNNVQYKEQGEKKPRTKRARVRASPVEQLPAPSPNEHLHVRGALPDINHTDVQMIGFQVHENQQENGGITTLRPLENDLDVQAQIPAPEFNYYPGVPSENVIMTQGMHVGGTPLLYHGVQDADMHHGDTFNQHHGDTFNLYNPLAQYPPSQDQQLPQIVMNKPQVIPTNGIHVPVHRNGSEIAGGDPNFVQDTFQSEQDRTANANFGSPIDSLSLDYGLFNSPFNFGIDSTGSLDDLELEEMMEYFAA, encoded by the exons ATGGGTGACGTCGGAGAGATTGGACCTGATATCAG TTCGGATATAGAAGAAGACTTGAGGTGCAATAATATTGCGGAGAAAGATGTCAGTGACGAAGAGATTGAATCGGAAGATTTAGAGATGCGGATGTGGAAGGATCGAATCAAACTCAAAAGGCTTAGAGAAAGACAGAAACTTGAAGCTCAACAAGCTGCTGAAAAACAGAAGCCCAAGCAGACCTCTGATCAGGCTCGTAGGAAGAAAATGTCAAGAGCACAAGATGGGATTCTTAAGTATATGCTGAAGCTGATGGAAGTGTGCAAAGCTCGTGGTTTTGTGTATGGTATCATTCCTGAGAAGGGCAAGCCAGTGAGCGGTGCTTCAGATAACGTCAGGGCTTGGTGGAAAGAAAAGGTGAAGTTCGATAAGAATGGGCCTGCAGCCATAGCCAAGTATGAAGCGGAGTGTCTTGCCATGAGTGATGCAGATAATAATCGAAATGGGAATTCTCAGAGTATCCTCCAAGATCTACAAGATGCAACTCTTGGTTCTCTGTTGTCTTCTTTGATGCAACACTGTGACCCCCCTCAAAGGAAGTATCCGTTAGAAAAGGGAGTTCCACCACCTTGGTGGCCGACAGGAAATGAAGATTGGTGGGTCAAATTAGGGCTAGCCCATGGTCAGAGTCCTCCTTATAAGAAGCCGCACGACCTAAAGAAGATGTGGAAAGTTGGAGTGCTAACTGCTGTGATAAAGCATATGTCACCTGATATTGCAAAGATAAGGAAGCACGTCCGCCAGTCAAAATGCTTACAGGATAAGATGACAGCAAAGGAGAGTGCAATTTGGTTAGGGGTTTTAAGCCGAGAAGAATCTCTCATTAGGCAGCCTAGTAGTGATAATGGGACATCTGGCATTATTGAGATGCCACAAAGTGGCTGTGGTGAAAAGCAAGCTGCTGCTAGCAGTAACAGTGACTATGATGTTGATGGTACTGATGATGGGTTAGGGTCGGTTTCTTCATCCAAAGATGATATGAGGAATCAGGTGACGGATGTAGAGCCATTGAGCAAACTACGCAATAATTCTCGTAATAATGTCCAATATAAAGAGCAAGGTGAAAAGAAACCGAGGACAAAAAGGGCACGTGTCAGAGCAAGCCCTGTCGAACAACTTCCTGCACCATCTCCCAATGAGCATCTACATGTTCGAGGTGCATTGCCTGATATAAACCACACTGATGTACAGATGATTGGATTTCAGGTCCATGAGAATCAACAGGAAAATGGTGGCATTACAACTTTACGGCCGCTGGAGAACGATCTTGATGTCCAAGCACAAATACCTGCGCCTGAGTTTAACTACTACCCTGGTGTACCTTCTGAGAATGTAATTATGACACAGGGTATGCATGTTGGTGGAACACCCTTGCTTTATCATGGGGTGCAAGATGCTGACATGCATCATGGAGATACATTTAACCAGCATCATGGAGATACATTTAACCTCTATAATCCTTTGGCACAATATCCCCCAAGTCAAGACCAGCAGCTGCCTCAGATTGTAATGAATAAACCGCAGGTTATACCAACGAATGGAATCCATGTACCAGTACATAGAAATGGAAGTGAGATTGCTGGAGGAGATCCAAATTTTGTTCAAGACACATTTCAGAGTGAGCAAGACAGAACTGCCAATGCTAACTTTGGGTCTCCAATTGATAGCCTGTCGTTAGATTATGGATTATTCAACAGCCCATTCAACTTTGGAATTGATAGCACCGGTTCATTAGATGATCTTGAACTCGAAGAAATGATGGAGTACTTTGCGGCATAG
- the LOC126616131 gene encoding uncharacterized protein LOC126616131, whose translation MDPGKSVEDQFSGLHPCLPLNTRIAIVGGGPSGLSSAYALVKLGYSNVTVLEKHHTVGGMCESVDIEGKIYDLGGQVLAANSAPVIFHLAKETGSELVEMDSHKLALIDKSGQYQDIKVADDYVSVITLTLELQDKAAKSGRIGVHAVSEYASDLTPVYLERQGFSSIPKSVAYGYTASGYGFVQDMPYAYIHEFTRTSMAGKIRRFNGGYTSLWEKISKSLPMVHCNTEVLAIRRYSDSVSVDVKSCDGEVKALEFDKIIISGSFPLNNGKIYRSPPSQPTERGSEVMEMGDVEKELFSKVQTIDYYTTVLKVKGIEDLPIGFYYFEEYMSNPATIGNPVAMQKFYADTDVLLFWSYGNSVDVTGPTVTELALDAAKLIGAEVTEVVLQRRFKYFPHVGSQEMKDGFYEKLESELQGFRNTYYVGGLMAFELTERNSSYAMGLVCKHFANDNPVPKFPYAKSLFALQQQWGGSPKSMTELPGVKFPNLSSLDGYLKHWGAHGVTQNTTVYTWINEEGAVVSQRTYAELHANASCIAQKLLTCKKPRIRPRDRVLLVHVPGLDFVDAFFGCLRANVLPVPVLPPDPLQRGGQALLKIENIAKSCGAVAILSTISYHWAVQAGSVKNIISLTAKKPKSTARWPNLPWLHTDSWIKNSKNVVVEDFKDEFEPQPDEVSFLQFTSGSTGDAKGVMITHGGLIHNVKLMRRRYKSTSKTVLVSWLPQYHDMGLIGGLFTALVSGGTAVLFSPLTFIRNPLLWLQTMSKYQATHSAGPNFAIELVVRRLESEKNRKYDLSSMKFLMVAAEPVRQKTLKRFVELTCPFGFSQKVMAPGYGLAENCVFVSCAYGEEKPIMVDWQGRVCCGYVNPNDEDVDIRIVDPESGEELKEAGKEGEIWISSPSAGIGYWGREELSQKTYRNKLPDYPGRIYTSTGDLGRIIDRKLFITGRIKDLIIVAGRNIYSADVEKTVESASEVVRPGCCAVIAVPMEILSMKGISVPDNADQVGLVVIAEVRDGKPVGKDVVEQIQARVAEEHGVTVASVKMIRPKTISKTTSGKIKRFECLQQFTDGTLNVVPEPILIKKKLMRSFTTGTCKEGITPRPQFVKGSPLPSPKISNKDIVDFLKRLVSEQTGISINKISNTESLVSYGIDSIGVVRAAQKLSDFLGVPVGAVDIFTATCIADLASFSENLVMNSQPQLSTTPSNVPLLETETDSAELVMELPESHHLVIWSFQLLALIYVAFMLSIPAYLSVSAFMNCVSATHALVEGIPYLDYLTLLTFAPLAWMFCILSTCVSIGFMGNSFLKPNYALNPEVSIWSVDFVKWWALYKAQEVASKVLAEHLRGTVFLKYWFEMLGARIGSSVLLDTVDITDPSLVSIGDGVVIAEGALIQSHEVKNGVLSFLPIRIGQNSSVAPYAVVQKGTILGEELEVMTLQKSGGKSAVKATNLQNGKTLPNVTKETQDVAVYQFIGIYIVGLLSTLSASIVYLVYIWMSQKPLSPQEFAFACLFGAFHWMPYTVVAYATMFSNVPLGIIYSSISLAVAYLAYGIILSFLTGALTRLISSNQEKKTTHFRTWLCHRITIACHLRFAKLLSGTEAFCMYMRLLGAKVGKHCSVRAINPISDPKLISLGSGVHLGDFSRIIAGYYSSHGFVSGKVEVHDNSVVGSESVVLPGSVLQKDVILGALSVAPVNSVLQAGGVYIGSQTPMMIKNTMHSLDDRIEEMDMKYKKIVGNLAANLAATTLKVKSRYFHRIGVSGKGTLKIYDNIKGLPDHKIFCPGKSYPVIVRHSNSLSADDDARIDARGAAVRILSDETSDSSLFDLTLKTGNAFYARTIADFATWLVCGLPAREEYVKRAPHVRDAVWTSLRHANSYAELHYYSNICRLFRFEDGQEMYVKFKLRPSDENISEEAGKVEPIGILPPDTGAIPRNDNDTRPLLFLAEDFQSRVNAKGVRYIFQLQVRPVPHDEAARDIALDCTKPWSESEFPYIDVGEISINHNLSAEQSEQLDFNPFLRCHEVDVIRASSCSQSASIDHGRSLIYEICQHLRNGAPLPEAWKIFIEQSDVKVDLSGCPMAAALMKKDAQNVTLERTLFQTLWATFAQPLLQTVLPHFLLALVIYAPLNWMLHLKNAQKVALHWLFPLFWVSSGLLAGLACVVAKWLLVGKKKEGETVHIWSIGVFLDTTWQAFRTLVGSYFTEMTSGSIFFVLWMKLMGSEIELDQGAYVDSMGALLNPEMVEIERGGCVGREALLFGHIYEGDEGKVKFGRISVGEGGFVGSRAIAMPGVRVEVGGSLSALSLAMKEEIIKSR comes from the exons ATGGACCCTGGAAAATCAGTAGAAGACCAGTTCTCCGGGCTGCATCCATGCCTTCCACTGAATACAAGAATTGCGATAGTAGGCGGTGGTCCAAGTGGTTTATCATCTGCTTATGCACTGGTGAAGCTTGGTTACAGCAATGTGACCGTGTTAGAGAAGCACCATACCGTTGGTGGCATGTGTGAATCAGTCGATATTGAAG GGAAAATTTATGATCTCGGTGGTCAAGTTCTTGCTGCAAACAGCGCCCCTGTCATCTTTCACTTGGCAAAGGAGACTGGGTCTGAACTAGTAGAAATGGACTCCCACAAGCTTGCGCTTATTGACAAATCAGGGCAGTATCAAGATATTAAAGTTGCAGATGATTATGTATCGGTGATCACACTGACGTTGGAACTCCAG GATAAGGCAGCAAAGTCAGGTCGAATTGGGGTCCATGCTGTGAGTGAATATGCGTCAGACTTAACTCCTGTATATCTTGAACGTCAAGGATTTAGTTCTATTCCCAAATCTGTGGCTTATGGATACACGGCTTCTGGTTATGGGTTTGTTCAAGACATGCCTTATGCCTACATTCATGAGTTCACACGAACTTCCATGGCTGGAAAAATTCGCCGTTTCAATGGTGGATATACAAGTCTTTGGGAGAAGATCAGTAAATCACTCCCAATGGTTCACTGCAACACCGAAGTGTTGGCAATCAGACGCTATTCCGATAGTGTCAGTGTTGACGTAAAAAGTTGTGATGGAGAAGTTAAAGCTCTGGAATTTGATAAGATAATCATTTCTGGTTCCTTCCCTTTAAATAACGGAAAAATTTACAGATCACCACCTTCACAACCAACAG AACGTGGAAGTGAAGTAATGGAGATGGGTGATGTTGAAAAGGAGTTGTTCAGTAAAGTGCAGACAATTGACTACTACACTACAGTTTTGAAGGTTAAAGGGATCGAAGATTTGCCGATAGGCTTCTACTATTTTGAAGAATATATGAGCAATCCTGCAACAATTGGAAATCCAGTTGCAATGCAAAAGTTCTATGCTGACACTGATGTTTTATTATTCTGGTCTTATGGAAATTCTGTTGATGTTACGGGACCAACTGTAACAGAGCTTGCACTTGATGCTGCCAAGCTTATAGGAGCAGAAGTTACAGAGGTGGTTCTCCAACGACGATTTAAGTATTTTCCTCACGTCGGCAGCCAAG AGATGAAGGATGGCTTTTATGAGAAATTGGAATCTGAACTTCAAGGCTTCAGGAACACTTACTATGTCGGCGGTCTTATGGCTTTTGAACTGACGGAGAGAAATTCTTCATATGCTATGGGTTTAGTCTGCAAGCACTTTGCAAATGACAACCCTGTGCCAAAGTTTCCTTATGCTAAG AGTTTGTTTGCGTTGCAACAACAGTGGGGAGGAAGCCCTAAAAGCATGACTGAATTACCAGGAGTGAAGTTCCCGAATCTGTCTTCCCTCGATGGCTATCTGAAGCACTGGGGAGCTCACGGAGTCACTCAAAACACGACAGTCTATACTTGGATCAATGAAGAAGGGGCGGTAGTGAGCCAGCGAACTTATGCAGAACTTCATGCCAATGCTTCTTGCATTGCTCAAAAGCTCTTGACATGCAAGAAACCAAGAATCAGGCCTCGTGACAGGGTTCTCCTGGTCCATGTCCCAGGTCTGGACTTCGTAGATGCTTTCTTTGGGTGCTTAAGAGCTAACGTCTTACCAGTCCCAGTTCTACCTCCAGATCCTTTACAAAGAGGCGGTCAAGCACTTTTGAAGATTGAAAACATCGCTAAATCATGTGGTGCAGTAGCAATTCTTTCTACCATTAGTTATCATTGGGCTGTCCAGGCAGGTTCCGTTAAAAATATAATCTCATTGACAGCTAAAAAGCCAAAATCCACAGCTCGGTGGCCCAATCTTCCTTGGTTACATACAGATTCTTGGATTAAGAACTCCAAGAATGTGGTTGTGGAGGATttcaaagatgaatttgaaccacagcCTGATGAAGTATCCTTTCTGCAGTTCACATCTGGTTCGACTGGCGATGCTAAAGGAGTCATGATAACTCACGGTGGGCTCATTCACAATGTGAAGTTGATGCGAAGGAGGTACAAGAGCACCTCAAAGACAGTTCTAGTTAGCTGGCTCCCTCAGTACCATGACATGGGGCTGATCGGAGGACTTTTCACAGCTCTTGTTAGTGGTGGAACTGCAGTTTTATTTTCCCCATTGACGTTCATCAGGAACCCATTGTTGTGGCTCCAAACCATGAGCAAATATCAGGCTACTCACAGTGCTGGCCCCAACTTTGCCATTGAGCTAGTCGTTCGAAGGCTGGAGTCGGAGAAAAACAGGAAATACGACCTTTCTTCCATGAAATTCCTGATGGTTGCTGCTGAACCAGTTAGGCAGAAAACTCTGAAAAGATTTGTCGAGCTCACTTGTCCTTTTGGTTTTTCTCAAAAGGTGATGGCACCTGGCTATGGCTTGGCAGAAAATTGTGTGTTTGTCAGTTGTGCATATGGTGAAGAGAAGCCTATCATGGTAGATTGGCAAGGAAGAGTTTGTTGTGGGTATGTGAATCCCAACGATGAAGATGTTGACATCAGAATAGTTGATCCAGAGAGTGGTGAGGAGCTCAAAGAAGCAGGAAAGGAAGGAGAGATATGGATCAGCAGTCCCAGTGCTGGAATTGGGTACTGGGGTAGGGAAGAACTAAGCCAGAAAACTTACAGAAACAAGCTTCCTGACTATCCTGGACGTATCTACACTAGCACGGGGGACTTGGGACGGATAATTGACAGAAAATTGTTCATCACTGGAAGAATCAAGGATCTCATCATTGTAGCTGGAAGGAACATTTACTCAGCAGATGTAGAGAAGACAGTGGAGAGCGCATCAGAAGTTGTACGTCCAGGTTGTTGTGCTGTCATTGCTGTTCCGATGGAAATCCTATCAATGAAAGGTATTTCTGTTCCAGATAATGCTGACCAGGTTGGTTTGGTTGTAATTGCGGAGGTTAGGGACGGTAAACCTGTTGGCAAGGATGTTGTTGAACAAATTCAAGCTCGTGTTGCAGAAGAACATGGGGTTACCGTTGCTTCTGTCAAGATGATCAGGCCAAAAACCATTAGTAAGACAACGTCAGGAAAAATCAAAAGATTCGAATGCCTCCAACAGTTTACTGATGGAACATTGAACGTTGTTCCAGAACCAATtctaataaagaaaaaactgaTGCGGTCCTTCACTACAGGAACATGCAAGGAGGGAATAACCCCTCGTCCTCAGTTTGTGAAAGGTTCTCCACTACCAAGCCCCAAGATAAGTAATAAAGATATCGTAGACTTCTTGAAACGCCTAGTTTCCGAGCAGACTGGTATTTCAATCAACAAAATCTCAAACACTGAAAGTCTCGTGTCTTATGGAATCGATTCAATTGGTGTGGTCAGGGCAGCTCAAAAACTTTCTGACTTTCTTGGAGTGCCCGTAGGAGCTGTGGATATTTTCACTGCAACTTGCATTGCAGACTTGGCAAGCTTCTCGGAGAATCTGGTAATGAATTCTCAACCTCAACTGTCAACTACTCCATCCAATGTTCCACTGCTTGAGACTGAGACTGATTCTGCTGAGCTTGTGATGGAACTTCCTGAATCTCACCACTTGGTGATCTGGTCATTCCAACTTCTGGCTCTTATTTACGTTGCTTTTATGCTCTCCATTCCTGCATACTTATCCGTATCTGCCTTTATGAATTGCGTCTCAGCCACCCATGCATTGGTAGAAGGAATTCCCTATTTAGACTATTTGACCCTTCTGACTTTTGCTCCCCTTGCTTGGATGTTCTGCATACTTTCTACCTGTGTTTCAATTGGTTTCATGGGGAACTCTTTCTTAAAACCAAACTATGCCCTGAACCCCGAGGTTTCCATCTGGTCTGTAGATTTTGTTAAATGGTGGGCTCTTTACAAGGCCCAAGAAGTTGCTTCAAAAGTTTTGGCAGAGCATCTGCGAGGAACTGTGTTCCTCAAGTATTGGTTTGAGATGCTTGGAGCTAGGATTGGATCCTCAGTTTTGCTTGATACGGTTGATATAACAGACCCATCTCTGGTTTCAATTGGAGATGGAGTGGTGATCGCAGAAGGGGCTTTGATTCAAAGCCACGAAGTTAAGAATGGAGTGTTAAGCTTCCTCCCGATAAGAATTGGCCAAAACTCATCGGTTGCCCCCTACGCGGTTGTCCAAAAGGGAACTATTCTGGGAGAAGAGCTTGAGGTAATGACCTTGCAAAAATCTGGAGGCAAATCTGCTGTCAAGGCTACAAATCTTCAGAAT GGTAAAACACTACCAAATGTTACGAAGGAAACTCAAGATGTGGCTGTTTACCAGTTCATAGGCATCTACATAGTTGGTTTGCTCAGTACTCTTTCTGCTTCTATTGTGTACTTGGTCTACATTTGGATGTCTCAAAAGCCTCTTTCCCCTCAAGAATTTGCATTTGCTTGCTTATTTGGGGCCTTTCATTGGATGCCTTACACAGTCGTAGCATATGCCACCATGTTTTCTAATGTCCCATTAGGCATAATTTACTCATCCATCTCATTGGCAGTTGCGTATTTGGCTTATGGCATAATACTCAGCTTCCTCACAGGCGCTTTGACCCGTCTTATTTCTAGTAACCAAGAGAAAAAGACGACCCATTTTAGAACATGGCTGTGCCATCGAATCACCATTGCCTGCCACCTCAGATTTGCTAAGCTCCTGTCTGGAACCGAAGCCTTCTGCATGTACATGCGCCTTCTCGGTGCAAAGGTTGGGAAACATTGTTCTGTCAGGGCCATCAACCCAATTTCAGACCCGAAATTGATTTCACTCGGCTCTGGTGTCCATCTTGGTGATTTCAGTCGGATCATTGCTGGGTATTATTCCTCTCATGGGTTTGTTAGTGGGAAAGTTGAGGTGCATGATAATTCGGTAGTTGGGAGTGAAAGTGTAGTCCTTCCTGGTTCAGTTCTTCAGAAAGATGTTATTCTTGGTGCACTGTCAGTTGCACCGGTGAATTCAGTGCTCCAAGCGGGTGGTGTTTACATTGGGTCTCAAACTCCAATGATGATCAAGAACACCATGCATTCGTTGGACGATAGAATAGAAGAGATGGATATGAAATATAAGAAAATTGTCGGTAACCTTGCTGCAAATTTGGCTGCCACAACTCTGAAGGTTAAGTCAAGATATTTCCATCGAATCGGTGTTAGTGGGAAGGGAACCTTGAAGATCTATGACAACATCAAAGGCTTGCCAGACCATAAAATCTTCTGCCCAGGAAAGAGCTACCCTGTCATAGTTCGGCACAGCAACAGCTTGAGCGCTGATGATGATGCAAGGATTGATGCACGTGGTGCAGCTGTAAGAATACTTTCAGATGAAACTAGTGACTCTTCACTCTTTGACCTGACACTGAAGACAGGAAATGCATTCTACGCCCGCACAATTGCCGATTTTGCAACATGGCTTGTCTGTGGGCTTCCTGCACGGGAGGAGTATGTTAAGCGAGCCCCACATGTGCGTGACGCAGTATGGACTTCCTTGCGCCATGCAAACTCATATGctgaactacattattactcGAATATCTGCAGGCTGTTCCGGTTCGAAGATGGACAAGAAATGTATGTCAAGTTCAAGTTGAGGCCTTCGGACGAGAATATTAGCGAGGAAGCTGGTAAGGTGGAGCCAATTGGAATTCTTCCACCTGATACAGGTGCAATTCCGAGGAATGATAATGATACTCGTCCTCTACTTTTCCTTGCTGAAGATTTCCAAAGCCGTGTGAACGCCAAGGGAGTTCGTTATATTTTCCAGTTACAGGTCCGGCCAGTTCCACATGATGAAGCTGCGCGTGACATTGCACTTGACTGCACGAAACCGTGGAGTGAGTCTGAGTTCCCATATATTGATGTTGGAGAGATTAGCATCAACCATAATCTGTCTGCAGAACAATCAGAACAGTTGGACTTCAATCCCTTTCTTCGATGCCATGAAGTGGATGTCATCCGAGCTTCATCATGCTCCCAGAGCGCTTCTATTGATCATGGGCGTTCATTGATCTATGAGATCTGCCAACACCTGAGGAACGGTGCACCCCTTCCAGAGGCATGGAAGATCTTCATAGAGCAATCCGATGTCAAAGTAGACCTCTCCGGTTGTCCGATGGCAGCAGCATTGATGAAAAAAGACGCGCAAAACGTGACGCTGGAAAGAACTTTGTTTCAGACTCTATGGGCCACTTTTGCTCAACCTCTACTACAAACAGTGCTGCCTCATTTCCTGCTGGCGTTAGTAATCTACGCTCCTTTGAACTGGATGCTGCACTTAAAGAATGCTCAAAAAGTCGCCCTGCATTGGTTGTTTCCATTGTTTTGGGTCTCTTCGGGTCTTTTGGCCGGATTAGCTTGTGTTGTGGCTAAATGGTTACTAGtcggaaagaagaaagaaggggaaACTGTGCACATTTGGAGCATAGGGGTCTTTCTGGACACTACATGGCAGGCTTTTAGAACCCTAGTTGGGAGCTATTTCACGGAAATGACAAGCGGATCAATTTTCTTCGTGCTGTGGATGAAGCTTATGGGTTCGGAGATTGAGCTGGACCAAGGCGCTTATGTAGACAGCATGGGAGCTTTGTTAAACCCGGAAATGGTGGAGATCGAGAGAGGCGGGTGCGTGGGAAGAGAAGCTCTTCTGTTCGGACACATATATGAAGGCGATGAGGGGAAAGTGAAGTTTGGAAGGATCAGTGTCGGAGAAGGTGGGTTTGTAGGGAGTAGAGCAATAGCAATGCCAGGAGTGAGAGTGGAAGTTGGGGGAAGTCTCAGTGCTCTCTCACTTGCCATGAAAGAAGAAATTATCAAGTCAAGGTGA